The DNA segment CTCTTTTCTTTTAGGAGGTACAGAAACTTGTATCATTTCAAGGATCAACAATATACAAGGTTGTATGACAATTTTGTTCATGGCCAGCGAACTCATTGACATATTAGTAATTTCAAAAGTAGATTTCAATTACATCCTACATGTGTTGTATCTTGAATAGCCACTTTATATATGGAAATCACAAATTAGATGCAAATACAACTCTATAGTTATGACATTATCAATGTGTAACACCTAACAGCGTGGATAGGGACACAAGAGTAGAATCCGAGAcacaattgttgaaattggatTTCAAGTCACCAAGGgggaaaagttaaaaaaaaaaaaaaaaaaaaaacaagagttGGCCCATGAAACTAGGGGTTTAGGGGTGGGATTTACCCCAAAAATGTTAAACTCAAAAAAGATGACACAACACGGATTAGACAGTATGTTATAATTTATGTATGTTCTTTTAAGTAACACTTTTATAAGTAATACACAgcctataaaacaacaataacaCAGTAAATAAACCCAACAGGAACTTTAAAAAAACTCCTAGATCAGTAAAAAATTTCCAAATAGATGAACAAAAATTAATAAGAGACATAAACAACATATAAATTTCATGCACATTGCTAGCTAACACCTGACCAACACAAATACGTGGACTTAACTCTCATGTCCATGCTTCATAGTTTAGTGTATCCATTCACCAAGAGGGTGGGAGGTGACAGGGATACTCCATTTCTTCTCCTTTTATTTTGGGTATAAGTAAAAATTGGGACCCAAGAGGATCAGGAGGATTGGTGACAGTAATATACCCTTTACCACGACAAGCACACCATCAACTCAGAAGTTACATGCCTCGGTTCAGCGACATATGCTCACGACTACATCAAACCGCATTAGTCCATGTTTATCTTTCTAGGCGGCAAGTTTACTTGATACACCCTAAGCTCTTGTTATCCAGGACTTGTCTATACCAGATTGTTTGTATCATGTGTAATAATGGTTTCAGAAGTGATAACATGCAACAATAAGCATCTCTTTGCCTCGTCCCTCCTCCCCTCTAACGAACAACTCAGTTAGTTTCAATTTAGCAGTATGTGTTCATTAAAACAATAATTTCAAACAAAGTTCCAAAGAAGAACTGTTGTTGCTTAAACATGGAATGACCTTGGTTTTAGTTACATCTTCAACGCAATCAAAGGAATTTCAGAATTCAAACtagttaattaaaaaaaaaggaatttagCATGTAAAACTTGGCCCAAATAACCACCAAAAGTAGAAAACAGAGAGAAGACTAGACGAAAATTTTCCTTATTTTCTACTTAAGTTTTCCACATTTATTTTCCATAACTGATAAGAAAGTTATGGTTCAATACTGAAGGACTAGGCTACCTCGAATGCTGCCCCTTGTCCGCCATTGCAAGCCAATTCTTGTTCTGTCTGTGAAACCAACATGAGTTTTCGCTCTTCAACTATCTTGCTCATTTCCGTAACCAGTGTCACATGCTTAGAAACATTGCCTTGCATTTTTCTGTATTCCGGGTAGTTGTCCACAAATTTAGCCATGTCCTCTGCAAAAATGCAAGCCTTATGAATAGAAGCTTCTTTAGAAGAAAAATACCATGTCGGAGTTGCAACAGAAACACTTTCTGTACAACCCAAAGTTAAGCTACAAGCTCGCAAATACAAACCTATCGTCTGGATATTTTGGTTACTTTTTGCCACTTGTTGGAAGTCGTCCACCATTTTCTTAATATTCATTCCAATATCTCCGAAGTTGTCATACATATTAGCTTTGAAAAATGCATCTTGCTCAGATGATAGCACAACCTCCTAAAATCATAAAGAATCAACAGGTAATGAATCATCCAAGATAACAAGGCTGTATTTAGATACAAGAGGAAATAACTTTGAACCTGTTGATCTTTTGGCAACTTGCCAACATTTTTCAGGTTGACCTTGTTATCTTGAATGCCTATCAACTCATGAACCATTGCCTGTAAAAGTACATAGCACAAATGAGCAGCATTACTTAAAGAAGTGACACACTAACGtcacttgaagaagaagaagagggggaGGCACAAAAGAGCAGCCCGGTTACGCTCCCGCTACGCACGGGGTCGGGGGAAGGGCCGAACCACAAGGGTCTATAGTAAGCaaccttaccttgcatttctgcaagaggctgtttccacggctaaATTTGATGAAAATAACAGAAGTACAGAAGAGGCACAATCTGTTAGAAATAACAAGGACAGAGAACTTACAGACTAGTCATACCTGATAGGTCCACTGATTAAGCAGTGGAGTCACTGGGTCATCCCTTCTATCAATTATTAGCAACAACGGAGAAACTTCTGTTCTCCTGAAATCAAAAAGACCACTCTCTTGCTGGTACATCAGCTTCTGCAATATCGACAGAAGAAAATTGTGTTCAACTTTTTACTTTTCCAATCTGAAATATCCAAaatcaactgcaccttcaacctCAAGCAAGAGAGGTAATAATCCTAATAATAGAACTTGATAGACTACAAAGAGTCTATCAAGTTCTATTATTAGGATTATTGCAAGAgaggagccttggcgtaactggtaaagttgctgccatgtgacccggaggtcacgggttcaagccgtggaaactggaaacagcctcttgcagaaatgcagggtaaggttgcgtacaatagacccttgtggtctggccCTTCCCTGGACCTCCGCGCATAGCTGGAGCTTAGTGCACTGGGCTGCCCTTTTTTTCTAGACTACAAAGAACAAACATGACGAAAAAGAAAGATACAGTTGGCGTGCTTACAGAAGCTTCATGTGCTATTCTTTTCGCAATATCAGATGTCCGTGAATATCGAATAATAGGCCTTCGCTTTAACGCCAGGAAAACCGCAGAAATTCCATCAACAACTCGTTCACAAAACTGCTGTAGTGCTGATGGATCTACAACTGCTGGGAGCATATACATGTGGTTTGAGGCCATATTTAACGTGAAATGGTAAGGGTCCAACGCAACAAAATCTGCATAAAATTCCTGCAAATCACGTCAATAATCATGTAACATAGCGAATGTCTAGTttcaataaaaaatttaaacaagTTACAGGCCACAACAAATTTTTAGAGCTCCAATAGAAAGATGTTATCAGCAACAATTTCTTAGTTTTTTCCATATTATGCAATATCCTTTTTCAAATGCACATGATTTCCCATTTAAACAGTAGAAAATGCTAATTCTAAACATACCTGCAACTGCTGGACAACTTCATGTTCATCTGAATCGGCTAACATATGAAGTTGAGTATCTTTCAAAATATTGGAGAAAACTGCACAACAAAAAGGATATGTTAAATGTTTTATCCTTGAGAATCTTTGGACAACAGCATTTTACACTAACATGttcttttgaaatattttaatatatagcCTGAACTTATTAGCAGATTTCCTGTGCCGTCCAATTATAGAGGACATACTTACAAAGGTGATATTCTCCAAATCTTGGCTGAGCCAGTTGACGCCGCATATGCTGAATATTCTCTGATATCGGTCTTAGAAAATAAACTGCTTTAAGATGTGACATGGATTCCTTGGACATTGAAATAGAATCTACCAGCTCCACCAGGAACACCTCCTTCTTCAGGAGCTCTGATTGAGAGTACACAACACTAACAAAACTAACCTGCTCATTAACAACAAAAAGCAAACACCACAATTTATGACAAAATAGCATTAACACAAGAAGAGATTTTGCAGATATAATCAATTAAAACTTAACTTACACCTAACATCTTAAGAATCAAACAAGATTAATTATTATTCTGGGCCACCGTTTATTGATAGTAAAGCAGAATTACATCATTTGTGATCATATTTTACCAGCTTAACTacaataaaagaaaaacacaaaTAGGTAGAAGCAGTGCTTAGATGCCGTAGACGACTATATTCCAAAATACCATCCCAAAACTAATTGATGTATCCAACAGTCAAAATCTACCTAGAAGCAGAAACAACTGAAGTCATTACTTGATCCAAAAAATAGAAATGGAAACAACTTAAAATCCAGCAGACCGTCTTCCAGAACCCTGATTCCACACCTAATACACCCTTATCTAGAGAACTTCCACCCTGCTGCACATGCAAAGCGTATtctattcttcttcttctaatGGACCAAGGGAAATTAAAAGTTGGTTGCATAATATCTCCTGGAACAGGCAGCTTTCCATAGAAAAGAAGTCATCACTCATCACTGCTAGCCATAAGAGGGAACACATATAAGACAAAGCTAATAGAACTGAGAAGAAAAGGATTGATCAAGTTTTCATCTATTAGGCAACTGTCAGTTCCCTGCTGCATCTTAATTTAACTGTTCTGTAGAGAGCACTCACTGCTAGTGTATCATAAAACTTCTAATTAGATACAAAGTTAGCCCCAAATGGTTGCTGGACCTATACTAAAGTACAGAGATTTACTCACACACCAACCTATGTAGAGAAATAACAAAATCCACTTAAGATAAGTATACCATTGACAGCTTCGAGTCACACCAAAAACCATACGCATTTGAACTTGAATCTCTCCGTGGTCTTTCTTCTTCCTTCAAAACATCTATGATTCCTCTCCTTCCATCCTTTCAAAAATGCAAGCTGTGACTGAATTCGATAAGTTCCTGATATGTCTTTCTAGCTATATAGAGTATCTTTTGATGCCTTAGGCATGCATCCTTCCGAACTTCCAACTCATGCCAAAATCTACTCCAGTAAGAAACAAGGTCAAGAGAACCTGATCCTCTATCTTCAGAATTCATAAACAGCAGCTTAGATCTCTTTGAAAGTAAAACGGCTGCTCCAATATGAAATTCAAAACAGAAGCTTACTCTCGCACAAACTAACACGACAAGGTGTGCAAACATTGTCTAAAGTCTAATTACCCTGCCAACTACATCAGCCCACCTACAAGAAAGGGTTTCTCGCCTTTGCTTTACTACAATCACTTCAATGACATCCACAAACCCCAGCACTACAACAATCGATGATAACACTATTCATTCTTTCATCTCCTTTTCGGACGTATTAAGCAAAAAAAACTAACGAGTTATGAATTACTGATATTATTTCTGCATCTCAAAATCTACCCATACCCTCAATGATAAAATTCGCAATGTGGCCTGAGCAATGAgcacttcttttttttcctttgtgtTTCATTGACCACATTGATAACAATCTTGTTAGCTCATACAGCTTGGCTTCCCTGTCCAACATTTCCAGTTAAAGTCTCTTGAGATGATTGAAGGTGTTAAAAGGATAAGATATAGACCTAAAATCATATTGAGGATACTTGTCTCAAAAGACCTACAATCTCTTGAAAGCAGCCGGACTTACTAAGAAAAAAACACAATGGAAGCAAAGGATCCATATAACCATTACCAGCTAATCGGATTAGACCCTGCGTTCGTAAGGAGTCCTTTCATTTTGGCTAGACTTGTATAACTTTGTAGGATAAGTATGATATTCAGCGAATCTCTAGTAAAAGAACTCCTAATTTGGCTTAAAAGACAAAATATTTAGTATTAAATGAAATGAACCTGAATAAAAACAGATTTGATCCAAAGAATTCATATAGCTAGCCCAACTAAGTTGGTATTTAGAACTAGTCGAATGGTTGATAGACATGGGCAGTTGTATAATCTAAGAAGTGTGTTCAGCCGAACCCAATAGCTTTAGCTCTGACCATTTATATTTGTTAAGAAACCTACTAAATATGTACAAGTATTAAATTTTGAACCCAGTATTCAAATGGTCAGTAGGTTCAGTGGGATCCTAAACCCATAAAGTTAAAATCTTGGATCCGCCTCTGTTGATAGACTGATTGAAGCTCCAAGTaattctttttttcattctttgaGCTCAAGATATTTCATTAAGCCACCATTTAATATCAATCTGTAACTACACATTAATTCAAACCAAGAAGGCATCAGATCACTAGACTTATTACTCAAAAAGGCAACTTTATAAAGGAGTCATCTCACTCAACTTATTTTCCCAGTCCAGAAATTTCAAATTGGATAGGAATTATCACCCATTTATCGGATCAGATAACAACATGACCATCTCAATTAAATAAAACGAAATAAACACCAAAAAGATTAGATTAAAGAACACACACAACACACACaacacaaaaacacaaaaaacaaagaagcaaacaaaagggTGTCTTTAAATTGGAAAGAAAAGAACAAACCGTGTGAGAATCAAGAATGAGGACTTTCATCCCAGAAATGTCTTGCAACATGCGATTGATATAATCCCTCACCGCTGCTACTAATACCATCTTTTCTTAGGAATCCAAAATTATGCTGATGATTTGATCTTGTTTTTGCGATGAAATTCAGGAACAGAAAAAAGAAAGATCTCAACAAATCTTTGGAGGGAATTGAAGAACGCCTTGGAGTTgggggaaaaaaagaagaaagaacgtTGGGGACAAAGTGACAAAACTGATCCCTTATGTTTGGGGTAGGTTGAAAGTGACCCTTTCAGTATATTTGTGAGCTCTTTTGGTTCTGTAAGTTTGCCAAAAGTAATTATTTTTTAACTTCAAATTTTAAGAAAACTTCAATTGTTAGATTTAACAAGAGCtatgaaggaaaaaaaaaatattaaccaAGATCCGCCAAATGCCAAAATCTGCAACAGTAAAAACTACACAAAACACAAAACACTAAAAACTACTTTTAGACGCAAATTACCGTTAAACTGTATAGTACGGGTGTGCCTTTCATAAATCAAGTAAAGCAATTACTTTAGGCcggggatttgcatctatactcactttttgggtcacgttttaacttgtgtccgttttgcaaaaaaaattgcaagtttACCCACTTTTTCGCCTAACTTCAGCATACGAGGTTGAATTAGCAAAGGCAATGACGCAAAACTTCAACTTTCTAGTAGACTGGCTTAAAGTAGCAAGTGTGCtaaaccaagtgtgctgaagtttttgtttgtaattgctgaacttaagcatagtagctgaagttttgttctctatttgctgaagtttttgtttgtaattactgaacttaagcatagtagctgaagttttattctctatttgctgaagtttttgtttgtaattacactaaataagctgaaatttTTTTTGTCatagattcattagttttgtcattaagctttttcaaaaacttcagcagaaaatgctgaagttatttagttcatttataaaaacttcaacactaaataagttgaagtttttttgtcctggataagttttttcaaaaacttcagcagaagatgccgaagttatttagttcatttgtaaaaacttcagtactaaaagctgaagttttttttgtcctagattcattagttttgtcataaagttttttcaaaaacttcagcagaagatgctgaagttatttagttcatttgtaaaaacttcagcactatataagctgaagtttttgaaaaagctttctaacatactagataaataatcagattgccaacaatatctaaatcataaattttggaaacaataaacgtggAAAGAACATAATtatcattgtctactaacttacgtacgtagaaatattcacaaattattgtctactaacttacgtaattatttataatttatttttaaataatctgataaacatatttatggcaatcatcccatgaactgaagcttcatagcagcaccaacagcagcaAAAGAAAGAAGGAGGAGAAATGGGGCTAAAGTTATTTAAAAATGGATACAAGTTACCGGGCAATTTTTACCTTTAGGCCCCACATTTTTCGGGGCACCattttttgttacacctaatAGGATATGTATAAGTTTTAAAAAAGGTGAAGTAAAatagtttgatttctttcttCAACAAGTATggagaagaaggatttgcaactgctatgatttctgccaagaaattgcacttgaaatgaatatcgaacccGAATTTCGTATGAAAAGTATGATATATAGGAAATAACAATTTGATGAGAATGTTGATAATAAAATCTCTATCTTTTGAAGAGTACTTTGGAGTTCATTGCTTTATACATAGTAGACAAGGCTatatttttcacttcaa comes from the Nicotiana sylvestris chromosome 4, ASM39365v2, whole genome shotgun sequence genome and includes:
- the LOC104215794 gene encoding vacuolar protein sorting-associated protein 45 homolog, whose amino-acid sequence is MVLVAAVRDYINRMLQDISGMKVLILDSHTVSFVSVVYSQSELLKKEVFLVELVDSISMSKESMSHLKAVYFLRPISENIQHMRRQLAQPRFGEYHLFFSNILKDTQLHMLADSDEHEVVQQLQEFYADFVALDPYHFTLNMASNHMYMLPAVVDPSALQQFCERVVDGISAVFLALKRRPIIRYSRTSDIAKRIAHEASKLMYQQESGLFDFRRTEVSPLLLIIDRRDDPVTPLLNQWTYQAMVHELIGIQDNKVNLKNVGKLPKDQQEVVLSSEQDAFFKANMYDNFGDIGMNIKKMVDDFQQVAKSNQNIQTIEDMAKFVDNYPEYRKMQGNVSKHVTLVTEMSKIVEERKLMLVSQTEQELACNGGQGAAFEAVTNLLNNDNISDIDRLRLVMLYALRYEKESPVQLMQLFNKLASRSPKYKPGLVQFLLKQAGVDKRTGDLYGNRDLLNIARNMARGLKGVENVYTQHQPLLFQTMENITRGRLRDVDYPYVGNHFQQARPQEVVIFIVGGTTYEESRSVALQNSTNSGIRFILGGSALLNSKRFLKDLEEAQRIARTSTNMV